One stretch of Prunus persica cultivar Lovell chromosome G1, Prunus_persica_NCBIv2, whole genome shotgun sequence DNA includes these proteins:
- the LOC18789846 gene encoding aspartyl protease family protein At5g10770 produces the protein METPNISSSSFLWYFIRFLVLVCLILCSLETCFTLEESDVKSHLGLEYSHTVQVKSLLPATTCSPSTQGHDKKASVLKVVHKHGPCSHFNQSHKENAPTHTQILEQDQARVNSIHSRRNPKKAIDRRGQRQRDSTTVPALSGSTVGAADYIVTVGLGTPKKQLSLTFDTGSDLTWTQCRPCIRPCYKQVDPIFDPSVSSSYANVSCNSVVCSQLKSGTGYAPACATSTCVYTTTYGDGSISVGFFAKETITLTSTDVFDGFLFGCGKVNQGLFRGSAGLLGLGRDSISFVEQTAAKYGRFFSYCLPSTSSSTGFLSFGREKRGRASKGVKFTRLATLPQKEYSSLYGINLVGITVGGRKLPISTSVFKTSGTIIDSGTVITRLPPQAYSALRAAFQQGMKSYPRAPAISILDTCYDFSSYETVTIPKIAISFKGGLTLDLDGTGIIYPVTASQACLAFAANKNDSDIAVFGNVQQLKFEVVYDVDKGKLGFASGGCL, from the exons ATGGAAACTCCCAATATTTCTAGCTCCTCCTTCCTCTGGTATTTCATTCGTTTCCTTGTACTTGTCTGCCTAATTCTTTGCTCTTTGGAGACATGCTTTACCTTGGAAGAAAGTGATGTAAAAAGCCACCTTGGTCTTGAATATAGTCATACTGTTCAAGTCAAGTCTCTGCTACCAGCAACCACTTGCAGCCCCTCCACCCAAG GTCATGACAAGAAGGCATCAGTACTTAAAGTGGTACACAAGCATGGCCCTTGCTCCCACTTCAACCAATCACACAAAGAAAATGCTCCCACTCACACTCAAATCCTCGAGCAAGACCAAGCCCGAGTGAATTCAATCCACTCTCGGCGTAATCCCAAGAAAGCAATTGACCGCCGTGGCCAAAGACAGAGGGACAGCACCACTGTCCCGGCCTTGTCCGGGAGTACAGTGGGTGCGGCCGACTACATTGTGACGGTGGGCCTAGGCACACCTAAGAAACAACTTTCACTCACATTTGACACAGGAAGCGACCTCACTTGGACTCAATGTCGGCCCTGCATTAGGCCTTGCTACAAACAAGTGGACCCCATCTTTGACCCTTCAGTCTCCAGCTCATATGCCAACGTGTCTTGCAATTCTGTGGTGTGCTCTCAACTCAAATCTGGTACGGGCTATGCACCCGCTTGTGCAACATCCACATGCGTATACACCACAACATACGGAGACGGCTCCATCTCCGTCGGATTCTTCGCCAAAGAAACCATTACTTTAACTTCGACGGATGTGTTCGACGGGTTCCTCTTTGGCTGCGGCAAAGTCAACCAAGGCCTCTTTCGTGGCTCTGCGGGGTTGCTTGGCCTTGGTCGCGACAGTATTTCCTTTGTTGAACAAACTGCGGCCAAATACGGCCGCTTTTTCTCCTATTGTCTACCCTCCACCTCAAGCTCCACCGGTTTCCTTAGCTTTGGCAGAGAGAAGCGCGGCAGAGCTTCCAAGGGAGTGAAGTTCACGCGGCTCGCCACCCTCCCACAAAAGGAGTACTCATCGTTATATGGCATTAACCTGGTTGGTATCACTGTGGGCGGACGTAAGTTACCCATTTCAACTTCAGTTTTTAAAACTTCCGGGACGATAATCGACTCGGGTACGGTTATAACACGGCTGCCACCACAGGCGTACAGCGCTTTGCGGGCTGCATTTCAGCAAGGGATGAAAAGCTACCCGAGAGCTCCGGCAATTTCAATATTGGATACATGCTATGACTTTAGTAGTTATGAGACAGTTACTATTCCGAAAATAGCAATTTCTTTTAAGGGTGGATTGACGTTGGATTTGGATGGTACTGGCATAATATATCCGGTGACTGCTTCCCAAGCttgtttggcttttgctgCAAATAAGAATGACAGTGACATTGCCGTATTTGGGAATGTTCAGCAGCTGAAATTCGAGGTGGTGTATGACGTTGATAAAGGGAAGCTTGGATTTGCCTCTGGAGGTTGCCTCTGA